The following is a genomic window from Erythrolamprus reginae isolate rEryReg1 unplaced genomic scaffold, rEryReg1.hap1 H_30, whole genome shotgun sequence.
GAGAGTTGCCACGTTTCTTAGGAACACAAAAAACCAACAGCAACAAACCCAGGCATTTTGCAAGTTCCTGTTCTGCTGAGGAAGAGGAATATGCTACTGTgtgtttttatttccttctgctATGGAAAGTTTCTTTTGCTGGGTTTCCAGGCAAATAGTTAGCAAACTTAAACCTCAAACCAGACAAGAGTTTGATTTAATCTGTAAGTTGTTGCCTATTAGTGGCCTGGAAGACTATTACAACTAAAAGAAacaaggtttgtgtgtgtgtgtgtgtgtgtgtgtgtgtatactgcaTTGGTTGacaattggtttccggatacaattcaaagtgttggttatgacctataaagccctacatggcatcaggccagattacttgcgggaacTCTTTCTGCCGTATGAAActtagcaaccagttaggtcccacagagtcggccttctccaggtcccgtccaccagacaatgtcgcttggcagggcctaggggaagagccttctatgtgggggcCCCGGgccactggaatcaactcccccccccggagattcgtattgctcccaccctccttgccttccacaagagtttgaAAACTCatttttgccgccaggcttgggacccctagactctagccccctggctgacgaatgtaatgtatgtttattgtttgaatgggaatgagtgagtTTTAATGTTATTGGGTTTTTACATTAATTAGTTAATGAATTGGATTTAAGAtacttatattgttttatatgttgtaagccgcccctagtcctcggagaggggtggcatataaatccaataaataaatagacagacagacagacagatagatatagaaaggtagatagcgagcgagtgagcgagagagacagacagagacagacagacagagacaaaaacagaaataattttaataaatggcAATTAACCATTTGGGGACAAACTTCCTCTGAGACCTCCAGTATTATTACCACACTATTGAATTTTTCTGATCTTTAGGACTAATCTTACCCCTATTACATCAAAATAAACTCTTTGAGTTTATATCAACACTTTGATATAAGGTAAGGTTTAAGCAAACAATGCATTGATTTAACAAAGCTAAATTTTTGTACGGGTCACTCTAAGGTTCTGCACCGTTTGCTTAAACCTTACCTTATACCGGTTAGTGTTGTGTCTTGTATCCATAAATAGACTTGGGATAAATATGAAAGATATCTGCTAAATCTTACTTGCATGTTGAAATGGGAAACTCCACATTAGTGACTAGGGGCTTGAATGAATATTCTAGTAAATGTTGTCTTATAAAGTACAACTCACTAGTACAGCCCGATAGCTTAGAGTGAGCCGTACAAAAATTCAGTTTTGTTAAATCAATCAAAAATGCATTGCATTATATATGACttcatcaacgcctggaattcactacctgactctgttgtttcttcccccaaaccccaaaatcttcaaccttacattgtctacagttgacctatctccttttctaagaggtctgtaaggggcgtgtgtAAGCACACCattatcctactgtcctattgccttcttttatcattactttctatgttatgcttatataaactactatcctatacttgattaaataaataaataaaataaaataaatacaattttgaGCTGTTAAATTAATATCCAATTCTTGGTCTCGCATTCGGCGTGGAAAATTAGTGAAGCTGAAAGGCAAACGTTGAAGGCAGAAGGACAAGAAGGAGATAAAAGGGGATGGGATGTTAGATAATGTCATTGATGTAATGAGTTTGAGTTTGGGCAGGGGGCTGGCTTGTTGTGGTCCGTGGAGTCACAAAAAGCTGGACACAACTTAGCGACTGAACAACAAaagaggggactggaggctaaaacatatcaagaacggttgcaagaactgggcatggctagcttaatgaaaagaaggaccagaggagacatgatagcagtcttccagtatctcaggtgttgcctgagagtagaacaaggagcaatgggtggaaactaaacaaagagacaagtaacttagaactaaggagaaatttcctgaacagttgatcagtggaactccttgcctccagaagttgtgaatgctccaacactggacatttttaagcagatgttggataaccatatgtctgaagcagtgcagggtttcctgcctaagcagggggttggactagaagaccttcaaggttccttccaactctgttgttgttgttgttgttgttgttgttgttgttattattattattattattattattattattattattatatatttcaaAGATAAAATATCCATACTATCTCTACCCTACTGATCTTCCAGGAAGCTGTTAAGACCTAGCTTTTCGAAATGACTGTGTGTATCTATGGTTTTTTGGGGCTGTTTTAATCACTGTTGTATTTTTCAATTACTTTTAGTACTAATAATTactgttcaccaccttgagtccTATTGGAGTGGGCCACATaataaaggtcccttccaactctgttgttatttttttccccaaatttatgtattaattttcaaaagagaaaaacatGAAGACCAAATGAATCTTGTACATTTTCACAAATCATCACCTGTGTCATTACATTTTATACTTATACATCTTTTTAGAGTATTTTCAATATAATATAACCACTCATTTGGATGTACTTATTTGTTAATTATTTAAGAAAGAGTTTAAGCCTCATATTACTGTAAAGAATTCACCATTTTTATAATTGCTACCTTCGTCCTATTTTGCTGTCATAATGGTACTGTGTGTTCATTATTTTTGTATACACTCAcactttatatttaatattttctatTCGTTTCTGATCCATTCATACCATCTATTCCATggttttttcatttcttccttttttggtcCCTTAAACTCCCATGTCATCTCATCCATTTCTACACGTCTgtagattttttattattaaaagggCAAACACGGGCTGAGAAAACTTACCCATCCTCCGTTCTCACTGATCCACTTTCCTTTGGTGCTCATGATATAGTCTGTGATGAAATAAGAGATCTGTTTCAAGTTTTCTTTGGCCAAAGGTCCTTGGAGTTTTTTAGCCAGGATTCCACCAAACAGGAATATGGTTAGAATACGTCCCCAGTTAATTACCCCATCTGCAAATTCATTTTCCATCACTTGATTGAAAATGTTGTCAGCTTCTTCTACGGAACGAATATCCAGGGAATCCAAATAAGGTCTCAGGTTGCTTTCAACTTCTTTCTGAGCAGAAGATCCAGCTTTGCGTAGGACTTCGGCCACTCGGTTGGGAGCTGCTGCAAGTTGAGCCTCTTGACAAACGTATTTCAGGTAATCTTGCACCAAAGTGTTCACATAAAGAAAATTGTAGCTTtccatttgaaaaaaataaataactgcgGAGAACAAAGGAAGGAGGACTTGATTCTCAGCAGAGCTTTGGAGAAATGGGTGGCCTGTCACTTGGCAATTCATGAAAGAGCTTCAGCTTTTTCCATCCCGAGGGTGGAATTTTCCTTTTTTCGAAGGTTTGTCAATATCCATCACATGGCCTGCGTGCGTACAATGTTCCCATGTAAATCAACGTAGCAGCACATGTGATTAGGAAGTGAAAGTTGTGTGATcagaggaagggggggaaatacAGCAGCTGTGGGGCTGAGCCTTCTAACATGATTCATTCTCGAAATGCAATTAGAGGAAGTGTTTCGAAACCCTACGGtatcaaataaaacaaaataaaatctggTTTAAGGTTACCAAATCTAGGAGGCTTATACTGGTTCAGTACCATATGTTGGGATTATATTTCGACATTTCACTAACACGCTTGGAACATGCAACCcacactctttttaaaaaaaaagtttattcattttcccaaatttttaaaagaaaacatttcaaTAATTTAATACAGATTTATACCCGATATCTTGCATATGTTACAGTTCTTATACCACCTCTTTAGAGGTACGTATATTATGTTACATATTTCTATATTCCTTTTGAtacatcctttcacattttattcctgTCTTTACTTTTGTTACCCATCCAATCgtacaatttttttccaaatttcataatactctgaattttatttatttttatttatttattttgtccaaattgCTAGTTCCCTTAATCTCCATAATCCCACacctttaatttattattatctttattatttaatttattaatatctttattattaaagagtcaacctactctccaaagcacccgagggtagaacaaggagcaatgggtggaaactaaacaaggagagaagcaacttagaactaaggagaaatttgctgacag
Proteins encoded in this region:
- the LOC139155581 gene encoding bcl-2-related protein A1-like, yielding MESYNFLYVNTLVQDYLKYVCQEAQLAAAPNRVAEVLRKAGSSAQKEVESNLRPYLDSLDIRSVEEADNIFNQVMENEFADGVINWGRILTIFLFGGILAKKLQGPLAKENLKQISYFITDYIMSTKGKWISENGGWDNGFKTKFEDRSSWVSLSTLKTKILAVFSIFNQYHW